In Passer domesticus isolate bPasDom1 chromosome 9, bPasDom1.hap1, whole genome shotgun sequence, a genomic segment contains:
- the GNL3 gene encoding guanine nucleotide-binding protein-like 3, whose translation MRRPKLRKASKRLSCHKRYKIQKKIREHHRKVRKEAKKRGHKKPKKDPGIPSAAPFKEELLREAEQRKQRLEELKQKQKLNRQKEHEKKRKLEAKKNAATIKEQAEGRESSGKSKGKAKKPLNKNSKKSFCRELMKVLEASDVVLEVLDARDPMGCRCPQLEQAVTASGGNKKLLLVLNKIDLVPKDNIEKWLNYLKKEFPTVAFKSATMMKDKTMQEQVTKRHARVDFSETSQYFGSKCLLKLLQGYGKTQDKAIQVGVVGFPNVGKSSIINSLKGKRACNVGMARGVTKSMQIVHLDKQTKMLDSPGLIADPSNSALALALRSIIDPEGSDSADVLEGVNAIINHCSKQQVMMHYNIPDFRDPEEFLSLLAQKRGMLKKGGVPDIENMAKLVLCDWTGARIKYYSQPPGLQKPPPYLTEQKIAEMREGFNLHNLDQENSNTVQALKHPSPASSIAFQSAGMTNGIIEENKVIEEESKWGNMETNKEEEEEEEEEEEEEEFTESDDDEDDMEEDDDDDDIEESQVQLTRKTKPGKRQTKPTNPKEQGAGNERSRSLSFSLDKPADGDDAYDFNTDYV comes from the exons ATGAGGAGACCGA AGCTGCGGAAGGCGAGCAAGCGGCTGAGCTGCCACAAGCGCTACAAGATCCAGAAGAAG ATCAGAGAACACCACCGAAAGGTCCGGAAGGAGGCCAAGAAACGCGGGCACAAAAAGCCCAAGAAGGACCCCGGCATTCCCAGCGCCGCGCCGTTTAAGGAGGAGCTGCTGCGGGAAGCGgagcaaaggaagcagagg CTTGAAGAACTGAAACAAAAGCAGAAGCTCAACAGACAGAAAGAACATGAAAAGAAGAGGAAGCTGGAAGCTAAAAAGAATGCAGCCACAATCAAGGAGCAAGCAGAGGGAAGG GAATCCTCTGGCAAATCTAAAGGAAAGGCTAAAAAACCGCTGAATAAAAATTCTAAGAAATCATTCTGCAGGGAGCTCATGAAG GTCCTTGAGGCCTCAGATGTGGTTCTGGAGGTTTTGGATGCCAGAGATCCAATGGGCTGCAGGTGTCCTCAGCTGGAGCAAGCTGTCACTGcctctggagggaacaaaaagCTGCTGTTGGTTCTGAACAAGATTG ATTTAGTGCCAAAGGACAACATAGAGAAATGGTTGAATTATTTGAAGAAGGAGTTTCCAACTGTTGCTTTTAAGTCAGCAACAATGATGAAGGACAAAACTATG CAGGAACAGGTCACAAAAAGACATGCACGTGTTGATTTCTCAGAAACCTCTCAGTATTTTGGAAGCAAATGCCTTTTGAAGCTTCTTCAGGGGTATGGCAAGACCCAAGACAAAGCCATTCAGGTCGGGGTGGTAG GTTTCCCTAACGTGGGAAAGAGCAGCATAATCAACAGTCTCAAAGGAAAGCGTGCTTGTAATGTTGGCATGGCAAGAGGTGTTACCAA GTCCATGCAAATTGTGCACCTTGATAAGCAGACAAAGATGCTGGACAGTCCAGGTTTAATTGCAGATCCTTCTAACAGTGCCCTTGCTCTGGCCTTGAGAAGCATCATAGACCCTGAAGGATCAGACTCGGCAGATGTGCTTGAAGGAGTAAATGCCATAATAAATcactgcagtaagcagcag GTAATGATGCACTATAATATCCCAGATTTCAGGGACCCTGAAGAGTTTTTATCTTTGTTGGCTCAGAAGAGGGGCATGCTGAAAAAGGGAGGTGTTCCTGACATAGAAAATATGGCTAAATTAGTGCTTTGTGACTGGACAGG agCCAGAATAAAGTACTACTCACAACCTCCAGGACTTCAGAAGCCACCTCCCTATCTTACAGAACAAAAAATAGCTGAAATGCGGGAAGGCTTTAATTTACATAACCTAGATCAAGAAAACAGCAACACTGTTCAAG CTTTAAAGCACCCCAGTCCAGCAAGCAGCATTGCTTTTCAGTCAGCTGGAATGACAAATGGGATAATAGAGGAAAATAAAGTGATAGAGGAAGAATCAAAGTGGGGAAACATGGAAACaaacaaggaggaggaggaagaggaagaagaagaggaggaagaagaggaattCACAGAaagtgatgatgatgaagatgatatggaagaagatgatgatgatgatgatataGAG GAAAGCCAAGTTCAGCtcaccagaaaaacaaagccTGGAAAACGCCAAACGAAGCCTACAAATCCCAAAGAGCAGGGGGCAG GAAATGAACGTTCCAGATCACTGTCCTTCAGCTTAGATAAACCAGCAGATGGAGATGATGCCTATGATTTTAATACAGACTATGTGTAA